CGACAACCTGTTCGATTTCTCGAACCAAAAACAAAACAGAGCCGGCAAACACCGACTCTGCTTTGTTTCTGCGCTCCCACGAGGAATCGAACCTCGATTGCAGGCTCCGCAAGCCTGAGTTCTATCCATTAAACTATGGGAGCGTATATTGCTAAGACTTATTATATTAACTGTTATACAAATGTCACCCATCTATATTAATTAAATCCCGACGATTTTGTCGGGACCCCGACCTCGCATCTGGGCTATGGGAGCGTTTATAACCCTCCTGTCTGTTGAACAATGGGAGGTTTGCAATACTGTATCAATTATCTTCTTAATTTACCATTTGATATCTCATTTTTCCTAACAATGACATGTTATAATTCTCTTTATGAAAAGTGCCATTGTACTTTCGCTGTTGAGTGGAATACTGCTTGGAATAAGTTTCAACTACCCATCCGTCTGGTTTATGAGTCTTTTTGCGCTTATTCCTTTCATACATTTTCTTTACACCACAACTTTTTCGCTTAAGAAAATATTTTTTGCTGGTTGGCTGTTTGGGTTTACATTTTTGGGGATAGTACTCGTTTGGCTGTGGCACACATTACCGCTTGACTTGCCGGGAACTGAGGACTCTCTATTTGGTGTTGCCTTAGTGTTATTTTCATGGGGATCGTCCGTCTTTACCATTTCTTTTTTTGTTGGGTTATTTGCAGTTGCATTTTACAAGCTTAAGCGTGGGACTATTTTTGACGTGTTACTTATAGCTTTTCTGTGGATATTTTTTGAATATTTTCGCATGTGGGGCTTTGCTCTTCTTACCATAAGCAGCGAGTCTTTGTTTGGCCCACATTTTTCAGTAGGGTTTTTGGGATACATTTTAGCCTCAAATCACAATATTTTGCAATTTGCTTTGCTTGGCGGAGTGTACACACTTGGTTTCATCGTGGTGCTCATAAATGCCTCCGTATACCACCTTTTTTTTGTGTCAAAACTCCAGCCACAAAGAAAACTAATAACTTTCTTTGTAGCATTCGTATTATTTGTTGTTTTTGCAACCCTGCCCTTCAATAATTTTTTCACAAAGGATGATATAAAAGCGCAAAAGACAATAAAAATTGCAGTACTCAATACATACTTCTCTTCAATTGCAGAATTTCCCAAGGAAGGAAAGGAAGAGCGCTTTAATGAGCGCAAGAATCTTATTGAATTAATCGGACGTAGCAACGAGGATTCAGATGTTATTATTCTTCCAGAGAACTCACATTTCATAGCAGATTTAATAAGTCG
This genomic stretch from Patescibacteria group bacterium harbors:
- the lnt gene encoding apolipoprotein N-acyltransferase; its protein translation is MKSAIVLSLLSGILLGISFNYPSVWFMSLFALIPFIHFLYTTTFSLKKIFFAGWLFGFTFLGIVLVWLWHTLPLDLPGTEDSLFGVALVLFSWGSSVFTISFFVGLFAVAFYKLKRGTIFDVLLIAFLWIFFEYFRMWGFALLTISSESLFGPHFSVGFLGYILASNHNILQFALLGGVYTLGFIVVLINASVYHLFFVSKLQPQRKLITFFVAFVLFVVFATLPFNNFFTKDDIKAQKTIKIAVLNTYFSSIAEFPKEGKEERFNERKNLIELIGRSNEDSDVIILPENSHFIADLISRGELEVFFHDVFNGKEKLIIDSESVHDNDNNKTYSQLYYYNIKNKKLEIYKKIFLAPQGEYIPNLMRFIPTILGRKDFIEKLDTILKYSKGDNLVSGNFNDIEIGALFCSEILSPSLYKELTNVHSADFLVNLSSQLWFHGSRTLYRQIINVAKVRAVENNRYFVQASNFVPSFIIDNTGRIIAESEWNKNSVLYADIIIP